Proteins from a single region of Undibacterium sp. KW1:
- the moaC gene encoding cyclic pyranopterin monophosphate synthase MoaC, with amino-acid sequence MSTDTSKTQQPHELSPELTHFDASGQAHMVDVGNKNNSHRIAVARGHIRMQAATLAIIQQGNAKKGDVIGIARIAAIMAAKRTSDLIPLCHPLALTRVTVDFSIDASNNTVTCEAQVETVGKTGVEMEALTAVQVGLLTIYDMCKAADRGMVMTDIRVLEKHGGKSGDWVADIDK; translated from the coding sequence ATGAGCACAGATACAAGCAAAACACAGCAGCCCCATGAATTGTCCCCAGAACTGACCCATTTTGACGCAAGTGGTCAGGCTCATATGGTGGATGTTGGCAATAAAAACAATAGCCACCGCATCGCCGTTGCCCGTGGCCATATTCGCATGCAGGCAGCCACCCTGGCCATCATCCAGCAGGGCAATGCCAAGAAAGGCGATGTTATCGGCATAGCCCGCATCGCCGCCATCATGGCTGCCAAACGCACCAGCGACCTCATCCCGCTGTGCCACCCGCTGGCACTGACCCGCGTCACTGTTGATTTTAGCATTGATGCAAGTAACAACACTGTTACATGCGAGGCCCAGGTTGAAACCGTGGGTAAAACCGGTGTCGAAATGGAGGCCCTTACTGCAGTGCAAGTTGGCCTGCTGACAATTTACGATATGTGCAAGGCTGCCGACCGTGGCATGGTCATGACCGACATACGGGTGCTGGAGAAGCACGGCGGCAAATCTGGCGACTGGGTGGCGGATATCGACAAATGA